From the Pseudomonas sp. VD-NE ins genome, the window TTGCGATACGGCACCACCATCACCGGGCCGCTCAGTTGCTGGCTGTAGCTGGAGCTGCGGGCGATGTCTTCGAGCACGCCATCACGCAACTGTTGGCGCTCGTCAATGACGCCGTCGATCATCAATAACGGGATCAGCAACAGCAGGATCAGCACGGCGATGGCGCCGAGCTTTATCGTCAGATTCTTGTTCATGGGACTCTCCCTGTTTGGATGGGCAGAGTCTGCTGGTGCTTTATGAGGGGTATGTGGGGGGAATGTGGAGATTGTGTGGAAAGATCAAAAGATCGCAGCCTTCGGCAGCTCCTACAGGTGTACGCAACCCTATGTAGGAGCTGCCGAAGGCTGCGATCTTTTGACGGAATCAAGGCAAGCGCAATGTCACCTCAACACCACTTTCGACATTACGAATCTGCATCGACCCACCATGCAACTTGACCACCTCTTCAACGAAGTTAAGCCCCAACCCGGTGCTTTTACGCCCACTGTCCGGACGCGGCAACGAGTAGAAGCGCTCAGTCAAACGCGGCAAGGCGTAGTCAGGTATCGGCGCCGTTTCATTGAACAATCGAAATTCGATCTGCTCGCCAACCCGCTCGGCACAGAACCGCAGCAGCCCCTCTACCGGGGAGAAATCCAGCGCATTTTCGAGCAGATTGCCCAACGCCTGACGCAACAGAAACGGCTCGCCCATCAGCAGCAGATCCGCCGCAATCGTCTGCTCGATCCGCAATTGCTTGCCCTCGATCCGCGCCGCCTGACCTTGCAATAACTCATCGACCAAGACCGTCAACGGCACCGCGACCCGTTCCCCCAGGTCCTGACGTTGCTCCACCTGCGCCAGATTCAACAACCGTTCGATCAACTGTTGCATCCGCGCACTTTCACTGTCGATGTTGCCGACAAAGCGCAATCGCTGAACCGGCGGCATGTCGCCTTGCAGCAACTCCGCCGCGCCACGAATTGCCGCCAGCGGACTTTTCAGTTCATGGGTCAGCGTGTGCACATAGCGCTCGACGTAGGCCTTGCCTTCCAGTTGTGTGCGCATCTGCTCAACCGCTGTGGCGAGCTGTTCCAGTTCACCGCCACGGTAATGCGGCACTTCCACCCGCCGGCCCTCGCTCACCGCTTGGGCATAACCGGTCAGACGGTGCAGCGCACGACTCAACCACCATGACAACAACGCACCGAACAACAAACCGAGGCCGATCAACCCGGCGCCGTAAAACAGCAAGCGCCGTTCGGTGCGATCCACGTAAGGCTGTAAAGAGCTATTGGGTTTGGCCACGGTGACCACGCCGATAATCTGCCCGTTGTCGCGGATCGGCGCGCCGACATGCATGACTGAAGATGCCGGATCATCCGGATCGCTGCGACTGGAGCGCGCACCATACTCGCCACGCAAGGTCAGGTAGACGTCGTTCCAGCGCGAATAATCCTGACCGACCGCGACGCCGCTGGAATCGAGCACCACGATGCCCTTGGCGTCAGTCATGTAGATCCGGTGGTTGACCTGATTTTTCGGCAAGCCCCAGATGGTCGCTTG encodes:
- the creC gene encoding two-component system sensor histidine kinase CreC, giving the protein MSLGLRIFLVYVLFVGLTGYFVLNTVMEEIRPGVRQSTEETLVDTANLMAEILRDDFKAGTLSENRWPELLRAYGERQPQATIWGLPKNQVNHRIYMTDAKGIVVLDSSGVAVGQDYSRWNDVYLTLRGEYGARSSRSDPDDPASSVMHVGAPIRDNGQIIGVVTVAKPNSSLQPYVDRTERRLLFYGAGLIGLGLLFGALLSWWLSRALHRLTGYAQAVSEGRRVEVPHYRGGELEQLATAVEQMRTQLEGKAYVERYVHTLTHELKSPLAAIRGAAELLQGDMPPVQRLRFVGNIDSESARMQQLIERLLNLAQVEQRQDLGERVAVPLTVLVDELLQGQAARIEGKQLRIEQTIAADLLLMGEPFLLRQALGNLLENALDFSPVEGLLRFCAERVGEQIEFRLFNETAPIPDYALPRLTERFYSLPRPDSGRKSTGLGLNFVEEVVKLHGGSMQIRNVESGVEVTLRLP